A window of Calliopsis andreniformis isolate RMS-2024a chromosome 3, iyCalAndr_principal, whole genome shotgun sequence contains these coding sequences:
- the LOC143188965 gene encoding otoferlin isoform X2 produces the protein MALVVIVKNFQGLKCKGDKIVKVDFRGVSHYSKYLEDSGDHIPVDENFTWNLGRPIDEAEILQLAVVSRGVLRTEKVIAKYGLVLQTVIREGRIVVTDSLVDLNNKPVPAVVCFEIRYNPPDGSCSSYAASEIMEDEQQMLIDIEQNIANLEKSLEQANTSAANGKRRGSWQSLEKTSKRGFLQRGSSMSTADKSPDRKGKGSTLKSMRSLIKLGKQRPPRARSCDSGSDTKELLERRDSSCTTSNEPSRTNSLTSLEMNASDYDSQISANAMESQDVIVKSTKKPKPKTTDVGQTALKAQDYQVCITIIEARQLAGLNMDPVVCVQIGDQRKYTSVKESTNCPYYNEYFVFDFHMPPVMLFDKIIMLSVQQSRNLLRANLTLGSFKLDIATVWAQPDHQFYHKWALLTDPDDVAGGPKGYLKCDISVIGKGDVVKIPPKSEKDEDDIEGNLLLPDGVPIERQRARFIVKVYRADGLPKMNSSIMANVKKAFTGEVKDLVDPYVQVSFAGLTGKTSVKRHSYAPIWNEQIIFTEMFPPLCQRIKIQLCDNDPVHATVIGTHFVDLKQISNDGEKGFLPTFGPAFIHFYGSIRDYSLIDEHSTLNTGLGEGISYRARLLIAIRTEITDNVEMTPSEVEVEPTVPINESAYARNEEFFLFATIMDATMIDKKLGDKPMYFEISIGNAGNALDGHNESSKMCDMGSKGGTADDQEELQEVVSGSWQSTTSACKPMTHDKIYYFLPYWDNKPCLHVRSIWPDYRRRMYNSNIISKIAEKLEEGLSEAQMHVDDSSSEKILKSTLEELSSNCNRYVSINKSSLTGPGVGKTKLDKERTKVCQRELENIGTMSRNLKAIVTKNSFKERIKTAQGYLQKLKFLIEDPQDSLPDVFIWVISNGRRVAYQRIPGRDLIYSIVDEECGKYCGKVQTMFLKLPGKKRYGPSGWAIQTKLQVYMWLGILKHKKYFIQGLPKGYELGHELRNVDRPRALPPIVIHYVEKHKFQLRAHMYQARSLIGSDASGLSDPFARVICGEFCKSTQVIDETLSPTWDELLLFEDILIYGTGEEIKKDPPSIVIEIFDQDKGKSEYIGRAVSRPHVKLASESYIPPEFPPSLEWYDVTRGAARAGELLAVFELLEYPSTKDYGFPTLPDPKERGSQTATIPQDQGPILPVPIGIRPTLSKYRIEVLFWGLRDLKRIHLLTVDKPRVDVECAGHILYSSVIANARKNPNFNTPIKFMELELPEQELYRPPLTIRAVDCRSFGRYTLVGTHTINSIHRYMYCPQTKRAKEAEERKKNLYQLQQYAGFDMSKIRYQQTSLPESLADLELNCGDTIITLGLELGWPTKKDKTEQNMRRKQSLVNDGSTGDFSMFDDGDGCQDWWTKYFASVEAMIEENKELRREKSILQTQQNGTAPMTLDEMYSQNQANASGEKSPGVTAKKLFSLKSSANAAKFVSKLSPKQAYRKFSKTALLKIYPNELEAQPEFEQFKEWLHTFELYRGKKTGDEPEDESRIVGSFKGALKVYKWPLPKDVLDHTVMGFDPQYGFFQGVPSNEPIHVLVRVYIVKGNDLHPSDLNGKADPYVVLQLGGKRISDKENYVSKQLNPVFGKCFEIEATFPQDSLLTIQVLDWDLVGADDMIGETKIDLENRFYSRHRATCGLAKRYDESGYNKWRDATKPTQILSKLCKEGKVDGPVYSHGRVTIGRKTFSLSNEEMEFYVHTKGIEEHLALAVLHQWPAFPRIGCALIPEHVETRPLYNPEKPGIEQGKLEMWVDMFPMDMPSPGPSIDISPRKPKSYELRIIIWNTDDVVLEDDAFFTGEKMSDIYVKGWLKGPEDCQSTDIHYRSLTGEGNFNWRFIFPFDYLVAEEKIVINRKESLFSWDETECKIPARLELQVWDADHFSADDFLGAITLDLNRFPRGAKNSKLCTLSMLKTDGSVPTVNIFKQKRIKGWWPFYVKKENEDMELTGKVEAEIHLVTKEEAEKNPAGFGRNEPDPLDKPNRPDASFMWFLNPLKSIKYIVWHNYKWTILKAFLIIGLIILVLLFFYAIPGYSVKKLLGA, from the exons ATGGCGCTCGTCGTTATCGTCAAGAACTTTCAAGGGCTTAAATGCAAAGGGGACAAGATTGTTAAGGTCGATTTCCGGG GAGTCTCTCATTACTCGAAATATCTTGAAGATAGCGGAGATCACATTCCAGTAGATGAG AATTTCACCTGGAATTTAGGCAGACCTATTGACGAGGCGGAAATATTGCAATTAGCAGTGGTCTCACGCGGAGTTCTGAGAACGGAGAAAGTAATTGCTAAATATGGATTAGTACTACAAACTGTGATACGGGAGGGTCGTATCGTTGTCACCGATTCATTAGTAGATCTAAACAACAAACCAGTTCCG GCAGTCGTTTGTTTTGAAATTCGATACAACCCTCCCGACGGAAGCTGCAGCTCGTATGCGGCTTCAGAAATAATGGAAGATGAGCAGCAAATGCTGATCGACATCGAGCAGAATATTGCAAATCTCGAGAAGAGTTTGGAGCAAGCGAATACCAGTGCTGCTAATGGCAAAAGGAGAGGCTCTTGGCAGAGTCTTGAAAAAACGTCCAAGAGAGGGTTCCTGCAAAGAGGTAGTTCAATGTCGACGGCTGACAAGTCACCCGATCGGAAGGG CAAAGGTTCCACACTGAAGAGTATGAGATCCTTGATAAAGTTGGGCAAGCAAAGACCACCGAGAGCTCGATCCTGTGATAGTGGCTCTGATACTAAGGAATTACTTGAAAGAAGAGATTCCAGTTGTACAACTTCAAATGAACCATCGAGGACAAACTCGCTGACTTCTTTAGAAATGAATGCCTCTGATTACGATAGTCAGATCAGCGCGAATGCGATGGAATCACAAGACGTAATTGTCAAATCGACGAAAAAGCCAAAACCAAAG ACCACCGATGTGGGACAAACTGCATTAAAGGCGCAAGATTATCAAGTTTGTATTACCATCATCGAAGCGAGACAACTAGCAGGTTTGAACATGGATCCGGTCGTCTGCGTACAAATTGGAGATCAACGGAAATACACCAGCGTCAAAGAATCTACAAATTGTCCATATTACAACGAA TACTTTGTGTTCGACTTTCACATGCCGCCAGTAATGCTTTTTGATAAAATAATCATGCTCTCG GTGCAGCAATCGCGGAATCTCTTACGCGCTAATCTAACGCTGGGCAGCTTTAAGTTAGACATCGCGACTGTATGGGCACAACCAG ATCACCAATTTTATCACAAATGGGCTCTGCTAACGGATCCAGATGACGTGGCTGGAGGTCCAAAGGGCTACTTAAAGTGTGATATAAGCGTGATTGGGAAAGGCGACGTCGTGAAAATTCCTCCTAAGAGCGAGAAAGATGAAGACGATATTGAGGGAAACCTCTTGCTACCAGACGGAGTGCCCATCGAGAGGCAAAGAGCAAGGTTCATCGTAAAAGTGTACAGAGCGGATGGTTTGCCAAAGATGAACAGCAGCATAATGGCAAACGTGAAAAAAGCCTTTACAGGCGAAGTCAAGGATCTCGTGGATCCTTACGTTCAAGTGTCCTTCGCCGGTTTAACC GGTAAGACGAGTGTCAAGAGGCACAGTTACGCGCCAATTTGGAACGAACAAATCATTTTCACGGAAATGTTTCCACCCCTCTGTCAAAGGATTAAAATTCAACTATGCGACAACGACCCGGTTCACGCTACCGTGATCGGTACACACTTTGTCGATTTGAAGCAAATCAGCAACGACGGCGAGAAAGGATTTTTGCCTACTTTCGGTCCTGCTTTCATTCACTTTTATGGTAGCATCAGGGACTACAGCCTTATCGATGAACACTCGACTCTGAACACTGGATTGGGAGAAGGAATCTCTTACAGAGCAAG gttactgatagcaattagaaCAGAAATAACCGATAACGTCGAGATGACTCCATCGGAGGTCGAAGTAGAGCCCACTGTGCCAATTAATGAATCCGCTTACGCCAGGAATGAAGAATTTTTTCTTTTCGCTACAATAATGGATGCTACAATGATCGATAAGAAGCTTGGAGACAAACCGATGTACTTTGAAATATCAATAGGAAACGCGGGCAATGCTTTGGACGGTCATAACGAAAGTTCCAAA ATGTGCGACATGGGTTCAAAGGGTGGTACGGCCGATGACCAAGAGGAGTTGCAGGAAGTTGTAAGTGGTTCCTGGCAGAGTACTACTTCAGCGTGTAAACCAATGACACATGACAAAATTTATTACTTTTTACCTTATTGGGATAACAAACCTTGTCTCCACGTTAGAAGTATCTGGCCGGATTATAGGCGTAGAATGTACAATAGTAATATAATTAGCAAAATTGCCGAAAAATTG GAAGAAGGCTTGTCCGAGGCCCAAATGCACGTCGATGACTCGTCCAGTGAGAAAATATTGAAGTCGACGCTGGAGGAACTGAGCAGCAACTGTAATCGATATGTTAGTATCAACAAATCGAGTCTTACTGGACCAGGAGTTGGGAAGACGAAGCTCGATAAAGAGAGGACAAAAGTGTGTCAGAGGGAACTGGAAAATATAGGGACCATGTCGAGAAATCTGAAAGCAATCGTCACCAAGAATAGTTTTAAGGAAAGGATCAAAACAGCTCAGGGTTATTTGCAAAAGTTAAAGTTCCTCATCGAAGAT CCTCAAGATTCGTTGCCGGACGTTTTTATTTGGGTAATTAGTAATGGACGACGAGTGGCTTATCAGAGAATACCTGGAAGAGACTTAATTTATTCGATAGTTGATGAGGAATGTGGTAAATACTGTGGGAAAGTGCAAACAATGTTTCTTAAG CTTCCAGGAAAGAAAAGGTATGGCCCTTCTGGCTGGGCAATACAGACGAAGCTTCAAGTTTACATGTGGCTAGGGATCTTGAAACACAAGAAATACTTCATCCAAGGATTACCAAAGGGTTACGAACTCGGTCACGAACTTAGGAACGTCGATAGACCACGCGCTCTACCACCGATCGTTATACATTACGTTGAAAAACAC AAATTCCAGTTGAGAGCACACATGTATCAAGCCCGATCTTTGATCGGTAGTGACGCATCTGGTCTTTCGGATCCATTCGCAAGAGTAATATGCGGTGAATTTTGCAAATCTACGCAAGTGATCGATGAAACCCTGAGTCCTACTTGGGACGAACTCCTTCTCTTCGAAGACATCTTGATTTATGGAACGGGCGAAGAAATAAAAAAGGATCCACCGTCGATCGTCATAGAAATTTTCGACCAAGATAAA GGCAAATCAGAATATATAGGACGTGCAGTCTCTCGACCACACGTTAAACTTGCCTCAGAATCTTACATACCACCAGAATTTCCTCCCTCTTTGGAGTGGTACGACGTAACTAGAGGCGCTGCAAGGGCAGGAGAACTTCTTGCGGTTTTCGAGTTGCTCGAATACCCTTCAACAAAAGATTATGGATTCCCAACGCTGCCAGACCCAAAGGAAAGGGGGTCACAGACAGCTACAATTCCCCAGGATCAAGGGCCAATCCTTCCAGTACCAATTGGTATTCGACCAACTTTGTCCAAATATCG GATCGAAGTCTTGTTTTGGGGCTTAAGAGATTTGAAAAGAATACATTTGTTGACTGTGGATAAACCACGCGTGGATGTCGAATGCGCCGGTCACATTCTCTATTCTTCGGTCATAGCGAATGCAAGGAAGAATCCCAATTTCAACACGCCCATCAAGTTCATGGAGCTGGAGTTACCGGAACAGGAACTTTATCGACCACCCTTAACAATCAGGGCAGTAGACTGCAGAAGCTTTGGCCGTTACACTCTCGTTGGCACGCACACAATAAATTCGATTCACCGGTACATGTACTGTCCGCAGACaaagagagcaaaggaagcagaGGAAAGGAAGAAGAATTTGTACCAGTTGCAGCAATATGCTG GTTTCGATATGTCGAAGATAAGGTATCAGCAGACATCTTTGCCGGAGTCTTTAGCTGATCTCGAACTGAATTGCGGAGATACGATCATCACTTTGGGTTTGGAGTTAGGTTGGCCGACGAAGAAAGACAAAACGGAGCAAAATATGCGGCGAAAGCAAAGTCTAGTCAACGATGGAAGCACCG GAGATTTCAGTATGTTTGACGATGGAGACGGTTGTCAGGACTGGTGGACCAAATATTTTGCTTCCGTGGAAGCGATGATAGAAGAAAACAAGGAGCTACGTAGAGAGAAATCAATTCTTCAGACACAGCAAAATGGCACCGCCCCGATGACTCTGGACGAAATGTACAGTCAAAACCAAGCAAATGCCTCGGGAGAGAAGAGCCCCGGTGTCACGGCTAAAAAGCTCTTCAGCCTAAAGTCGTCCGCGAACGCAGCAAAATTCgtttcaaagctcagtcctaagCAGGCATACCGAAAGTTCTCTAAAACAGCTCTCTTGAAAATCTATCCGAACGAATTGGAAGCTCAGCCAGAATTCGAGCAGTTCAAAGAGTGGTTGCACACGTTTGAACTGTATCGGGGTAAAAAAACTGGGGACGAGCCTGAAGACGAATCTAGAATAGTCGGAAGTTTCAAAGGCGCTTTAAAGGTTTACAAGTGGCCCCTTCCTAAAGACGTGTTAGATCATACGGTGATGGGTTTCGACCCGCAATATGGTTTTTTTCAAGGTGTACCTTCGAACGAACCGATTCACGTACTAGTACGAGTGTATATAGTCAAGGGGAATGATCTTCATCCCAGCGATCTAAATGGAAAGGCAGATCCTTACGTAGTCTTGCAACTGGGTGGCAAAAGGATCAGCGATAAGGAGAATTACGTATCGAAACAACTCAATCCTGTTTTTGGCAA GTGTTTCGAAATAGAGGCAACATTTCCTCAGGACTCTTTACTGACCATTCAAGTATTGGATTGGGACTTGGTTGGTGCAGACGATATGATCGGCGAAACGAAAATTGATTTGGAAAATCGATTCTATAGCAGACACCGAGCTACTTGCGGCTTAGCCAAAAGATATGACGA ATCTGGTTACAACAAATGGAGAGATGCAACGAAACCGACACAAATATTATCGAAACTCTGTAAAGAGGGAAAGGTAGACGGCCCTGTATATTCGCATGGTCGAGTGACCATTGGCAGGAAAACCTTTTCTCtgtcgaacgaagaaatggaatTCTACGTTCATACAAAAG GTATAGAAGAACACCTTGCTTTAGCGGTTCTTCATCAATGGCCCGCTTTTCCAAGAATTGGCTGCGCCCTGATTCCCGAGCACGTAGAAACGCGTCCCCTGTACAATCCTGAGAAACCAGGGATCGAGCAAGGGAAACTGGAAATGTGGGTCGACATGTTTCCCATGGACATGCCTTCGCCAGGACCATCGATCGACATATCCCCGAGAAAGCCAAAAAGCTATGAACTCAGAATTATTATTTGGAACACGGACGATGTTGTGTTGGAAGATGATGCTTTCTTTACTGGCGAAAAGATGAGCGACATTTACGTAAAAGG ATGGCTAAAGGGACCAGAAGACTGTCAATCGACGGATATTCACTATCGATCTCTAACCGGGGAGGGAAATTTCAATTGGCGTTTTATATTTCCATTCGATTATCTTGTGGCAGAGGAGAAAATCGTTATCAATCGGAAAGAGAGTCTTTTCAGCTGGGATGAAACAGAATGTAAAATACCAGCCCGTTTGGAGTTACAA GTCTGGGATGCAGATCATTTTTCAGCGGACGATTTCCTTGGCGCTATTACCCTCGATTTAAACCGGTTTCCTCGTGGTGCAAAGAATAGCAAACTTTGCACGTTAAGTATGCTCAAGACCGACGGATCCGTGCCAACAGTGAACATTTTTAAACAAAAACGAATAAAAGGCTGGTGGCCATTTTATGTAAAGAAGGAGAATGAGGATATGGAACTAACg GGCAAAGTGGAAGCTGAAATTCATTTGGTAACGAAAGAAGAAGCTGAGAAAAATCCCGCGGGATTTGGTAGAAATGAACCAGACCCACTTGACAAACCAAA TCGTCCGGATGCGTCTTTCATGTGGTTTTTGAATCCTTTGAAGTCTATTAAGTATATTGTATGGCATAATTATAAATGGACAATTTTGAAAGCTTTCCTAATTATTGGATTAATAATACTCGTATTATTGTTCTTTTATGCGATACCCGGTTATtctgttaaaaaattattaggAGCTTAG